From one Flavobacteriales bacterium genomic stretch:
- a CDS encoding glycosyltransferase family 4 protein has product MKVLQICHKPPQPAIDGGCIAMNNITKGFIDNGIAVKLITICTTKHPFKKELIDQDFFKKTRMEAVFVDTEINIVDAFSSLVTSDSYNISRFFSTDFDRLLREILEQEQFDVVHIESLFMTPYIATIKRFSDAKLVLRSHNLEYMIWERLANSTSNKAKQVYLKILAKQLKQYESNVINDVDGIASITDEDGEKYRKLGCVKPVITIPFGIELNQFEYQEQKEKATISFFHLGSMDWKPNLEGIAWFGESIWPKIQEAFPQLKFNIAGRNMPDWLFSTNWKNIINHGEVEDAKAFILEHDVMLVPLLSAGGMRIKIIEGMALGKVVISTSVGAEGIDYKDRENILIANKKNEFIKQISWLLEDKRRIKDIGQNARDLVEKKYNNEIINHQLVNFYQSLKG; this is encoded by the coding sequence ATGAAAGTCTTGCAAATATGTCATAAACCCCCACAACCAGCTATTGATGGAGGTTGTATTGCAATGAATAATATTACCAAAGGTTTTATTGATAATGGTATAGCTGTAAAATTAATTACAATATGTACTACTAAACATCCTTTCAAAAAAGAGCTAATAGATCAAGATTTCTTCAAGAAAACAAGAATGGAGGCTGTATTTGTAGATACAGAAATTAATATCGTAGATGCCTTTTCTAGTTTAGTAACATCTGATTCTTATAATATTAGTCGCTTTTTTTCCACAGATTTTGATCGTTTATTACGAGAAATACTTGAGCAAGAACAATTTGATGTCGTTCATATAGAAAGTTTATTTATGACTCCTTATATTGCTACGATCAAGCGTTTTTCTGATGCTAAACTCGTACTTCGTTCACATAATTTGGAATATATGATTTGGGAGCGTTTAGCCAATAGTACTTCAAATAAAGCGAAGCAAGTATACCTTAAGATTTTAGCAAAGCAATTAAAGCAATATGAGTCGAATGTGATAAATGATGTAGATGGAATTGCTTCAATAACAGATGAAGATGGGGAGAAATATAGGAAGTTAGGTTGCGTTAAACCTGTGATTACGATTCCTTTTGGTATAGAACTCAATCAGTTTGAGTATCAAGAACAAAAAGAAAAAGCTACAATTTCTTTTTTTCACCTAGGTTCTATGGATTGGAAACCTAACTTAGAGGGAATCGCTTGGTTTGGAGAAAGTATTTGGCCTAAAATACAAGAAGCTTTTCCACAGCTCAAATTCAATATTGCAGGAAGAAACATGCCAGACTGGTTGTTTAGTACCAATTGGAAAAATATTATTAATCATGGAGAAGTAGAAGATGCGAAAGCATTTATTTTAGAGCATGATGTTATGTTAGTGCCTTTACTTTCTGCTGGAGGAATGCGTATTAAAATTATTGAAGGAATGGCTTTAGGAAAAGTAGTAATATCTACTAGTGTAGGAGCAGAGGGAATTGATTATAAGGATAGAGAAAATATATTGATTGCCAATAAAAAGAATGAGTTTATTAAGCAAATTAGTTGGTTACTAGAAGATAAAAGAAGAATCAAAGACATCGGCCAAAATGCAAGGGATTTAGTAGAGAAAAAATATAACAACGAAATTATTAATCATCAGTTGGTTAATTTTTATCAATCTTTGAAAGGATAG
- a CDS encoding LptF/LptG family permease — translation MKKLTKVVLGAFIGPFILVFLIWMVILDMQFLWLYIDDLMGKGLEWYIVLELLFYASANWVPIALPLSVLLASIMTLGNLAEHNELTAMKASGLSLYKIMKPLMIFMIFVALGAFYFTNNLWPIANFKMRVLIYDIQQTKAAIVFKEGIFFDELENYNIRIGKKKADGIFEDLLIYDYSEMKTSQNYTEDPRDYKRIISAKKGSITHPKNSSFMILDLYDGFIFQEFNPETMKDSELPFMRYYFEKATLKIKLKSFDFERSSEDTYSKDEHFLSLDQLKVLRDSAVEARQKTNTSQYHITRNKFSITRGISDSVTYSYDSIVPTENYFQKLDSVSRKQNILRAIDITRGLINSQKVPVALDESSQKYIMKKDISWHQKFTLSYACMMLLILGGSLGAIVKKGGIGIPVLIGIILFLFYFIFTRAGEEMALDSVLSPVVGMWLSAIILTPITIFVFFKANNDSKLFDMDAYVKFFQKIRGKR, via the coding sequence TTGAAAAAGTTAACTAAAGTTGTATTAGGTGCATTTATCGGACCTTTTATTTTGGTTTTTCTTATCTGGATGGTGATTCTGGATATGCAGTTTTTGTGGCTCTATATTGATGATTTAATGGGGAAAGGGCTAGAATGGTATATTGTACTCGAATTACTGTTTTATGCTTCTGCAAATTGGGTGCCTATTGCACTTCCGCTATCCGTTCTACTAGCTTCGATCATGACCTTAGGTAATTTAGCTGAACACAATGAGCTTACAGCAATGAAAGCTTCAGGGTTGTCGCTATACAAGATCATGAAACCATTAATGATCTTCATGATTTTTGTTGCATTAGGAGCTTTTTATTTTACCAATAATCTTTGGCCCATTGCTAATTTTAAAATGCGCGTGTTGATTTATGATATTCAACAGACAAAGGCAGCAATTGTTTTTAAAGAGGGAATCTTTTTTGATGAATTGGAAAATTATAACATCCGAATAGGCAAGAAAAAGGCGGATGGTATTTTTGAAGATTTATTGATTTATGATTACTCTGAGATGAAAACCTCTCAAAATTATACAGAAGATCCACGTGATTATAAAAGAATCATTAGTGCTAAGAAAGGTTCTATAACGCATCCGAAAAATAGCTCTTTTATGATTTTGGATTTATATGATGGTTTTATTTTTCAAGAGTTTAACCCCGAAACCATGAAAGATTCAGAGTTACCATTTATGCGTTATTACTTTGAAAAAGCTACGTTAAAAATAAAACTAAAATCATTTGATTTTGAACGCTCTAGTGAAGATACTTATTCTAAAGATGAGCATTTTCTTTCTCTAGATCAATTAAAAGTATTACGAGATTCTGCTGTTGAAGCAAGGCAAAAAACAAATACTTCTCAGTATCATATTACTAGAAATAAATTTTCAATAACCAGAGGGATTAGTGATTCGGTGACTTACAGTTACGATTCAATTGTTCCAACAGAAAATTACTTTCAAAAGTTGGATAGCGTTTCAAGAAAACAGAATATTTTAAGAGCAATTGATATCACTAGAGGATTAATCAATAGTCAAAAAGTTCCGGTAGCGCTCGATGAAAGCTCTCAAAAATACATCATGAAAAAAGATATTAGTTGGCACCAAAAGTTTACTTTATCGTATGCCTGTATGATGTTATTGATATTAGGCGGCTCGTTAGGTGCTATTGTTAAAAAAGGAGGGATAGGGATTCCTGTATTAATTGGGATCATCTTATTTTTATTTTACTTCATTTTTACAAGAGCAGGTGAGGAAATGGCTTTAGACTCAGTGTTGTCTCCAGTCGTTGGAATGTGGTTGAGTGCCATTATTCTTACACCAATTACTATATTTGTATTCTTTAAAGCAAATAATGATTCCAAGTTATTTGATATGGATGCTTACGTTAAGTTTTTTCAGAAGATAAGAGGTAAAAGATAA
- a CDS encoding START-like domain-containing protein produces the protein MEKQKFTIETLVKSSPNIIFNCLISPSGLSEWFADDVNIKGDVYTFFWDGDEDSATLLKSKKGNEVRFQWEDDEDTSYYFEMAIQIDDLTKEVALVVTDFAEEDEIDEAKLLWESNIQKLKSAIGG, from the coding sequence ATGGAAAAACAGAAATTTACAATAGAGACTTTAGTAAAGTCATCTCCCAATATTATATTTAATTGTTTAATTAGCCCTAGTGGTCTATCTGAATGGTTTGCAGATGATGTCAATATCAAAGGAGATGTTTATACATTCTTTTGGGATGGTGACGAAGACTCAGCAACGTTATTAAAGTCTAAAAAGGGGAATGAAGTACGTTTCCAATGGGAAGACGACGAAGATACTTCGTATTATTTTGAAATGGCGATTCAAATCGATGATTTGACAAAAGAAGTAGCTTTAGTTGTTACTGATTTTGCAGAAGAAGATGAGATTGATGAGGCTAAGTTATTGTGGGAAAGCAATATTCAGAAATTAAAATCAGCCATTGGTGGTTAG
- the radC gene encoding DNA repair protein RadC: MKKSLPKQKISITEWDLADRPREKLLDKGRQTLTNAELIAILIGSGNREETAVELSKKILKSANNSLIELGQMTLDRLMEFKGVGTAKAVSIAAALELGRRRKTEEVPVLYAIKSSKDAYEQLTPLFEDLPHEEFWVMGLSRSNKVLFKKQISKGGVSGTIADIKLIFKPAIEKLASALIIAHNHPSGQLKPSASDLRLTDKLVETGKIMDIPILDHLVIANQTYYSFADEGLI, encoded by the coding sequence ATGAAAAAAAGCCTCCCCAAACAAAAGATTTCCATTACAGAGTGGGATCTAGCCGACAGACCAAGAGAAAAATTGTTAGATAAAGGTCGGCAAACATTAACCAATGCAGAGTTAATTGCTATACTAATTGGTTCTGGAAATAGAGAAGAAACAGCAGTTGAATTATCAAAAAAAATATTAAAAAGCGCCAATAATAGTCTCATAGAACTAGGTCAAATGACATTAGATAGACTAATGGAATTCAAGGGAGTAGGCACTGCAAAGGCGGTAAGTATTGCCGCCGCCTTAGAATTGGGAAGAAGGAGAAAAACCGAAGAAGTACCTGTATTGTATGCAATAAAGTCGAGTAAAGATGCCTATGAACAGCTAACCCCTTTATTTGAAGATTTACCTCATGAAGAGTTTTGGGTGATGGGCTTATCTAGGTCCAATAAGGTATTGTTTAAAAAACAAATTAGCAAAGGAGGGGTAAGTGGTACAATTGCAGACATTAAGTTAATTTTTAAACCAGCCATAGAAAAATTAGCCTCTGCTTTAATTATTGCTCATAACCATCCATCAGGACAGTTGAAACCAAGTGCTTCAGATCTTCGATTAACAGATAAATTAGTAGAAACAGGAAAAATCATGGACATTCCTATATTAGATCATTTAGTCATTGCAAATCAAACCTATTACAGCTTTGCAGATGAAGGTTTAATTTAA
- the kbl gene encoding glycine C-acetyltransferase has product MYGKIKEHLQKELAEIKEAGLYKSERIITTPQGAEVHVNTGEDVVIMCANNYLGLSSNPEVIQASKDALDTHGFGMSSVRFICGTQDIHKELEERIAKFYGTEDTILYAAAFDANGGVFEPLFTAEDAIISDELNHASIIDGVRLCKAQRYRYKHSDMADLEEQLKKAQAQRHTIIVTDGVFSMDGDIAKMNEICDLADKYGALVMTDECHSAGFIGETGRGVPEYHNVMDRVDIITGTLGKALGGAMGGYTTGKKEIIEMLRQRSRPYLFSNSLAPSIVGAANKVFDILSTDTSLRDKLEANTKYFKEKILAAGFDVVKGDSPIVPIMLYDAALSQQFADELLKEGVYAIGFFYPVVPKGKARIRTQISAAHEIEHLDKAINAFIKVGKKLNVID; this is encoded by the coding sequence ATGTACGGAAAAATAAAAGAACATTTACAGAAAGAATTAGCCGAGATAAAAGAGGCTGGGTTGTATAAATCAGAACGAATAATCACCACCCCTCAAGGAGCAGAAGTACACGTAAATACAGGAGAAGACGTTGTAATTATGTGTGCCAATAACTATTTAGGTTTATCCTCTAATCCAGAAGTTATCCAAGCGTCAAAAGATGCGCTAGATACCCATGGTTTTGGAATGTCTTCTGTTCGTTTTATTTGCGGTACACAAGATATACATAAAGAATTAGAAGAGCGAATTGCAAAATTCTACGGTACAGAAGATACCATATTATATGCTGCTGCTTTTGATGCCAATGGAGGGGTATTTGAACCTTTGTTTACAGCAGAAGATGCGATTATTTCAGATGAATTAAATCATGCTTCTATTATTGATGGAGTTCGTTTATGTAAAGCGCAACGTTATCGTTATAAACATAGCGATATGGCAGATTTAGAAGAGCAATTGAAGAAAGCACAAGCACAACGTCATACGATTATTGTTACTGATGGAGTGTTTTCTATGGATGGAGATATTGCTAAAATGAATGAGATTTGCGATTTAGCAGATAAATATGGAGCATTGGTAATGACAGATGAATGTCACTCAGCCGGTTTTATTGGGGAAACAGGTAGGGGAGTGCCAGAATATCATAATGTAATGGATCGTGTAGATATTATTACGGGAACCTTAGGAAAAGCTTTAGGTGGAGCTATGGGAGGATATACGACAGGAAAAAAGGAGATTATTGAGATGTTACGTCAACGTTCTCGTCCTTATTTGTTTTCTAATTCTTTAGCACCAAGTATTGTAGGTGCAGCCAACAAAGTCTTTGATATTTTAAGTACCGATACTTCTTTAAGAGATAAATTAGAAGCGAATACTAAATATTTTAAAGAAAAGATCCTTGCAGCTGGATTTGATGTTGTAAAAGGTGATTCTCCAATTGTTCCAATTATGTTGTATGATGCAGCATTATCTCAACAATTTGCTGATGAATTATTAAAAGAGGGCGTATATGCAATTGGGTTCTTTTACCCAGTAGTTCCTAAAGGAAAAGCTAGAATTAGAACACAAATTTCTGCAGCTCACGAAATAGAACACTTAGATAAAGCAATCAATGCTTTTATTAAAGTTGGTAAGAAACTAAATGTAATTGATTAA
- a CDS encoding DNA alkylation repair protein has product MNYQEVIAELKRLADQDKVQFKQQKFGVVANNSLGVYHKDLKELAKKCGKKSPENDALAIQLFDSGIYEGRLLCSKLYDPKNVTEELAEKWVSTFENWEICDSFCMSFLGATSFAYQKVFEWTKREEEFQKRAGYTLMVGYCFANKNAANSQIEAFIPVIEQAIEDERIYVKKAVNWALRSIGKRNKDLHQLAIESANRILQNKSKAAQWIAKDALRELNKEQLNILDYPRSIYRPK; this is encoded by the coding sequence GTGAATTATCAAGAAGTCATAGCAGAGCTTAAACGTTTAGCAGATCAAGACAAGGTTCAGTTTAAACAACAAAAGTTTGGAGTCGTAGCCAATAATTCGTTAGGAGTATACCACAAAGATTTAAAAGAACTGGCTAAAAAATGTGGGAAGAAAAGTCCAGAAAATGACGCGTTAGCTATTCAGTTATTTGATTCAGGCATTTATGAAGGACGTTTGTTGTGTTCGAAGTTATATGATCCAAAAAATGTAACAGAGGAGCTTGCCGAAAAATGGGTAAGTACGTTTGAAAATTGGGAAATTTGCGATTCTTTCTGTATGAGCTTTTTAGGGGCAACCAGCTTTGCTTATCAAAAGGTGTTTGAATGGACAAAAAGGGAAGAAGAGTTCCAAAAAAGAGCAGGTTATACCTTAATGGTGGGGTATTGTTTTGCCAATAAGAATGCTGCAAATAGTCAAATCGAAGCATTTATTCCTGTAATCGAACAAGCTATTGAAGATGAGAGAATTTATGTCAAAAAAGCTGTAAATTGGGCGTTAAGAAGTATTGGTAAAAGAAACAAAGACTTACATCAGTTAGCAATAGAAAGTGCCAATCGTATTCTTCAAAATAAAAGCAAAGCTGCACAATGGATAGCAAAAGATGCATTGAGAGAGTTGAATAAAGAGCAACTGAATATTTTAGACTATCCAAGAAGTATCTACAGACCGAAGTAA
- a CDS encoding protein-L-isoaspartate(D-aspartate) O-methyltransferase, with protein sequence MEDTFLHQGQRKKLVLTLREKGITNEEVLEVIGKVPRHIYFDKVFHNKFAYEDVAFPIGAGQTISQPYTVAFQTDLLQVSKGTKVLEIGTGSGYQTAVLCEMGAKVYTIERQRELFVKTKRLLHDMNYRAQAFFGDGFVGKDVFGPYDRIIITCGAPHIPEELVKQLKVGGRMVIPLGEGDKQIMTLLVKTGENTIEKTEFGEFSFVPMLVNKQY encoded by the coding sequence ATCGAAGATACATTTTTACATCAAGGACAGCGTAAAAAACTGGTGCTAACACTTAGAGAGAAAGGGATTACGAATGAAGAAGTACTAGAGGTGATCGGTAAAGTTCCTCGACATATTTATTTTGATAAAGTTTTTCATAACAAGTTTGCCTACGAAGATGTCGCTTTTCCAATAGGAGCAGGGCAAACTATTTCTCAGCCCTATACTGTTGCGTTTCAAACAGATTTGTTACAAGTTTCTAAGGGGACCAAAGTACTTGAGATAGGTACAGGGTCTGGTTATCAAACTGCGGTATTGTGTGAAATGGGAGCAAAAGTATATACTATAGAGCGACAACGAGAATTATTTGTTAAGACCAAGCGTTTGTTACACGATATGAATTATCGGGCTCAAGCATTTTTTGGAGATGGTTTTGTTGGTAAAGATGTTTTTGGGCCTTACGATAGAATCATTATCACCTGTGGTGCTCCTCATATTCCAGAAGAATTGGTCAAACAATTAAAAGTAGGCGGAAGAATGGTTATTCCTTTGGGAGAAGGCGACAAACAAATTATGACGCTACTTGTGAAAACTGGAGAAAACACAATCGAAAAAACTGAATTTGGAGAATTTAGTTTTGTTCCAATGTTGGTGAATAAACAGTATTAA
- a CDS encoding glycosyltransferase family 39 protein: protein MSSLIKYKTLLWSSLLLVLAGLLKGWNIVETDIGGDECFSVYNAQLSVKEITTWLFKGNNPPLWEILLHFWIQPFGVSELSIRSLSLLFNVGTVLPIIYIGERFIGKKAGFYTALLFIFSSFSLFLAHEARVYSLIGFLVAWSVYFFLDIIHKGQPNASWLGLTVVNGLILYSHYMAYWIPVMEGAIVLFIYRNLIKKYLIHLGTLLLIGAPIVPVLFKRMLDSGVNGTWVKTSSGIDAFYFLLVDYWNKPLVTVLFIVVMVIGLIKWGITKEKKKNKVILHLFVWLPLGISFIISFKLGILLNRYFYFLLPILYLSFVSVLYQFNNQQKWGTRWLLLVSVLAMLLSFEVSTKEALYSGTHIEIKPVAEQIKQIQKEEAATIYFAPVFFDKEIVYYWDRHLFQTYFDDYQTERVFKKPLNKNKIYPIYNATELVESTGEKVVFIDNKSAYHHPNNNILNTLSSRYRLVKTENIAGITFYYFEGA, encoded by the coding sequence ATGAGTTCTTTAATTAAATATAAAACACTGTTATGGAGTAGCTTACTGCTAGTGTTAGCAGGTCTACTTAAAGGATGGAATATTGTAGAAACAGATATTGGAGGAGATGAATGTTTTTCTGTATATAATGCCCAGCTTTCTGTAAAGGAAATTACAACCTGGCTTTTTAAAGGGAATAACCCTCCTTTATGGGAAATTTTATTGCATTTTTGGATTCAACCTTTTGGAGTAAGTGAGCTGTCGATTCGAAGTTTAAGTTTATTATTTAATGTAGGAACAGTTCTGCCAATTATATACATTGGAGAGCGATTTATTGGAAAAAAAGCAGGTTTTTATACCGCTTTGTTATTTATATTTTCTTCATTTTCATTGTTTTTGGCTCATGAAGCAAGAGTTTATAGTTTAATAGGCTTTTTGGTGGCTTGGTCTGTTTATTTTTTTCTAGATATTATTCATAAAGGTCAACCTAATGCTTCATGGCTAGGGTTAACCGTTGTAAATGGATTGATACTCTATAGTCACTATATGGCGTATTGGATTCCAGTAATGGAAGGAGCAATCGTTTTATTCATTTACCGTAATTTAATTAAGAAATACCTGATACATCTTGGTACTTTATTGTTAATTGGAGCTCCTATTGTTCCTGTATTGTTCAAGCGAATGCTAGATTCTGGAGTAAACGGAACCTGGGTAAAAACATCTAGTGGCATTGATGCTTTTTATTTCCTTTTGGTTGATTACTGGAATAAGCCGCTTGTTACAGTGCTATTCATTGTGGTGATGGTAATAGGTTTAATCAAATGGGGGATTACAAAAGAGAAGAAAAAGAATAAAGTGATTTTACACTTATTTGTATGGCTGCCTTTGGGGATCTCATTTATAATTTCTTTTAAATTAGGGATACTCCTAAATCGTTATTTTTACTTTTTGCTGCCCATTTTATATTTAAGTTTTGTAAGTGTACTTTATCAATTTAACAACCAACAAAAATGGGGGACTAGATGGTTATTGTTGGTATCAGTATTAGCTATGTTATTATCCTTTGAGGTGAGTACTAAAGAAGCTCTTTATAGTGGGACTCATATAGAAATAAAGCCTGTTGCTGAACAAATCAAACAAATCCAAAAAGAGGAGGCAGCTACCATTTACTTTGCTCCAGTTTTTTTTGATAAAGAAATCGTATACTATTGGGATCGACATCTCTTTCAAACCTATTTTGATGATTATCAAACAGAACGTGTTTTCAAAAAGCCCTTGAATAAGAATAAAATTTATCCGATATATAATGCTACAGAATTAGTTGAATCAACTGGTGAAAAGGTTGTATTTATAGACAACAAAAGCGCTTATCATCACCCCAATAATAATATTTTGAATACCTTATCATCGAGGTATCGTTTAGTTAAAACTGAAAACATAGCGGGAATTACATTTTACTATTTTGAGGGAGCCTAA
- a CDS encoding phenylalanine-4-hydroxylase: protein MMIQDMEAYTSEDKTVWKTLFNRQVKNLKDKVSEEYELALNELSPVLNAESIPCIAAINEWFKQSTGWEIVIVPGLIPVEEFFQLLAEKKFCSSTWLRTMEQLDYLEEPDMFHDIFGHVPLLSNPVFSEFMQKFGKIGCSVIDDKEKVTELQRLYWFTIEFGMINQHNPTIYGAGIISSYGESNRCVRPDIEKIPFKIHEVLKKSFHTDEVQDEYICIDSFEELFASLEGIEAVL, encoded by the coding sequence ATGATGATACAAGATATGGAAGCTTATACTTCCGAAGATAAAACTGTTTGGAAAACACTATTTAACCGACAAGTTAAAAACCTAAAAGATAAAGTCTCAGAAGAATATGAGCTTGCTTTAAATGAACTGTCTCCTGTTTTAAATGCTGAGTCTATTCCTTGTATAGCAGCTATTAATGAATGGTTTAAACAGTCAACAGGTTGGGAAATTGTAATTGTACCAGGATTGATTCCTGTTGAAGAGTTTTTTCAATTGTTGGCGGAGAAAAAGTTTTGTTCTTCTACTTGGCTTAGAACAATGGAACAGTTAGATTATTTAGAAGAGCCTGATATGTTCCATGATATTTTTGGGCATGTACCTTTGCTTTCTAATCCCGTCTTTTCTGAGTTTATGCAGAAGTTTGGAAAAATAGGATGTAGTGTAATAGACGATAAAGAAAAAGTTACTGAATTACAGCGTTTATATTGGTTTACGATAGAGTTTGGAATGATTAACCAGCACAACCCAACGATATATGGAGCTGGAATTATATCTTCTTATGGAGAGTCTAATAGATGTGTTCGACCAGATATTGAAAAGATTCCTTTCAAAATTCATGAAGTATTGAAAAAATCATTTCATACTGATGAAGTTCAAGATGAATATATATGTATCGATTCTTTTGAAGAGCTTTTTGCTTCCCTTGAAGGAATTGAAGCAGTTTTATGA
- the mazG gene encoding nucleoside triphosphate pyrophosphohydrolase has product MQANNSIEDKLKAFERLLGIMEDLRAKCPWDKKQTFESLSYLTIEETYELTDAILEKNLDEIKGEIGDLMLHMVFYSKLGSEVGAFDVADVLNTVCDKLVERHPHIYGDVVAETEEEVKANWEKIKIKKNKKSVLAGVPKSLPSMVKATRIQEKARGVGFDWDQKEQVFEKVQEEFKELHTEINEGSQEKIEAEFGDVLFSLINYARFIGVDPESALEKTNKKFIQRFQYLEEGAKAEGKEISSMTLDEMNAYWEAAKKK; this is encoded by the coding sequence ATGCAAGCAAACAACAGTATAGAAGATAAACTAAAAGCATTTGAAAGGCTTTTAGGGATCATGGAAGATTTAAGGGCAAAATGTCCTTGGGATAAAAAACAAACATTTGAAAGTTTAAGTTATTTAACAATAGAAGAGACTTATGAATTGACAGATGCAATTCTAGAGAAGAACCTAGATGAAATCAAAGGTGAAATAGGAGACTTGATGTTACACATGGTTTTTTACTCAAAATTAGGGTCTGAAGTAGGAGCTTTTGATGTGGCAGATGTTTTGAATACTGTTTGTGATAAGTTAGTGGAGAGACACCCGCATATTTATGGTGATGTAGTAGCTGAGACAGAAGAAGAAGTCAAAGCTAATTGGGAGAAAATCAAAATTAAAAAGAATAAAAAGTCGGTTTTAGCTGGAGTACCTAAGTCATTACCTTCTATGGTAAAAGCCACAAGAATTCAAGAAAAGGCTAGAGGTGTAGGCTTTGATTGGGATCAAAAAGAACAAGTTTTTGAAAAGGTACAAGAAGAGTTTAAAGAGTTACATACTGAGATAAATGAGGGAAGTCAAGAAAAAATAGAAGCAGAATTTGGAGACGTATTGTTTTCTCTGATTAATTATGCTCGTTTTATTGGTGTTGACCCTGAAAGTGCGCTAGAAAAAACGAATAAAAAGTTTATTCAACGTTTTCAATACCTGGAAGAGGGGGCTAAAGCAGAAGGAAAGGAAATTTCTTCAATGACGTTAGATGAAATGAATGCTTATTGGGAAGCAGCAAAAAAGAAATAA
- a CDS encoding YqaE/Pmp3 family membrane protein produces the protein MKQIITKSSLLFTLVAVFALIFSSCSTSESVVTSGFLQKRKYNKGFHKSIKKNHKVQGKEQQEELVLNQASENSVEPIEVQIKTPKEAVVSKTAPVNSVVEEVAETNVKSTTSQKEEPVKEHKTVEKLAKKMAKVKSKINKDSMISSSSNTASNLADDMMILLIVLAIILPFVAVGIYTDWDPTKTLISVLLWLFFILPGVIYALLVIFDMI, from the coding sequence ATGAAACAAATCATTACAAAATCATCTTTACTGTTCACATTAGTGGCAGTTTTCGCTTTAATATTTTCTTCTTGTAGTACATCTGAAAGTGTAGTAACAAGTGGTTTTTTACAAAAAAGAAAATACAATAAAGGTTTTCATAAATCCATAAAGAAAAATCACAAGGTTCAAGGAAAGGAACAGCAAGAAGAATTGGTGTTGAACCAAGCTTCAGAAAACAGCGTTGAGCCAATTGAAGTTCAAATAAAAACACCAAAAGAAGCAGTAGTATCCAAAACTGCCCCTGTTAATTCTGTAGTAGAAGAGGTCGCTGAGACTAATGTGAAATCAACAACATCTCAGAAAGAAGAACCTGTAAAGGAACATAAAACTGTAGAAAAGTTAGCGAAGAAAATGGCTAAGGTAAAATCAAAAATAAACAAAGACTCAATGATTAGTAGTTCATCAAATACTGCTTCAAATTTAGCAGATGACATGATGATCTTGTTAATTGTTTTGGCAATTATACTTCCTTTTGTTGCTGTTGGAATTTATACAGATTGGGATCCAACAAAAACATTAATTTCAGTATTATTATGGTTGTTCTTTATTTTACCTGGAGTAATTTACGCGCTTTTAGTAATATTCGATATGATTTAG